GACCACCTGAGAGACTGGGCGCGATGACTGAGACAGCACTCCCGCCCCGACGGGCCCGCGCCGAGATCGACCTCGGGGCGCTGCGCGCCAACGTCCGCGCGCTGCGCGCCCGCGTCGCCCCCCACGTCCGCGTCATGGCCGTGGTCAAGGCCGACGCGTACGGACACGGCGCCGAGCGCTGCGCCCGCGCCGCCCTCGACGCGGGCGCGGACTGGCTCGGCACGGCCACCCCGCAGGAGGCGCTGGCCCTGCGCGCCGCCGGGATCACCGGCGTCCCGGTCCTCTGCTGGCTGTGGACGCCCGGCGACCCGTGGGACGAGGGCATCGAGGCCGGGCTCGACATGGCGGTCAGCGGCCGGTGGGCCCTCGACGAGGTCACCGCCGCCGCCCGCCGCACCGGCGGCACCGCCCGCATCCAGCTCAAGGCCGACACCGGCCTCGGCCGCAACGGCTGCCAGCCGGCCGACTGGCCCGCGCTGGTCGCCGAGGCCCTGAAGGCGGAGAAGGCGGGCCTCGTCAAGGTCACCGGCCTCTGGTCCCACTTCGCCTGCGCGGACGAACCCAACCACCCGTCGATCGCCGCCCAGCTGGAGGTCTTCCGCTCGATGCTCGACTACGCCGAGAAGGCCGGCGTCGAGCCCGAGGTCCGGCACATCGCCAACTCGCCCGCCACGCTCACCCTGCCCGAGGCCCACTTCGACCTGGTCCGCCCCGGCATCGCGATGTACGGCGTCTCGCCCGCGCCCGAGCTCGGCACCTCCGCCGAGCTCGGCCTGCGCCCGGTGATGTCGCTGAAGGCGAGCGTCGCCCTGGTGAAGGAGGTCCCGCCCGGCCACGGCGTCTCCTACGGGCACCACTACGTCACCGGCGGCGAGACCACCCTCGGCCTGATCCCGGTGGGCTACGCCGACGGCGTCCCCCGGCACGCCTCGGGGCGCGGCCCGGTCCTGGTCGACGGCACGGTCCGCACGGTCGCCGGGCGGGTCGCCATGGACCAGTTCGTGGTGGACCTCGGCGGCGACCGGCCCGCCCCCGGCACCGAGGCCGTCCTCTTCGGCTCCGGCGAGCACGGTGAGCCGACGGCCCAGGACTGGGCGGAGGCCGCCGACACCATCGCGTACGAGATCGTGACCCGGATCGGTGCGCGGGTGCCCCGCGTGTACCTGGGGGAGTAGTCCGGCGTGGGGGAGACGAGCGGGGGCGGGGGCTGGCGGCGCGCGGGGATCGTCGGCGCCGCGATAGGCGTGCTGGCCGCCGGCGCGGCGGCCGGAGTGGCGGTCGAACGGCTCACGGTGGGCCGCTCGGTACGCCAGAAGGCCCGGCTCGCCCTGGACGCCACCGGCCCGTACGGCACCCTCCGCGGCACCCCCGGCCGGGCGCTCGCCGACGACGGCACCGTCCTCGCGTACGAGGTCGACGAGGTCGACGAGACCGACGAGACCGACGACGTCGACGGGGCCGGCGGGGCCGCGTCGAGTCCGGTCACCGTCGTCTTCTCGCACGGCTTCTGCCTGAGCCAGGACTCCTGGCACTACCAGCGCGCCGCCCTGCGCGGCCGGGTCCGGGCCGTCTACTGGGACCAGCGCGGACACGGCCGCTCCGCTCGCGGCGCGGGCGAGCCGGTCACCATCGAGCGGTTGGGCCGCGATCTGAAGGCCGTCGTCGACGCCGCCGCGCCCGAGGGGCCGCTCGTCCTCGTCGGGCACTCGATGGGCGGCATGACCGTCATGGCGCTGGCCGACCGCCACCCCGAGCTGATCCGGGACCGGGTCGCCGGTGTCGCCTTCGTCGGCACCTCCCCGGGCCGCCTGGAGGAGGTCTCGTACGGGCTGCCGCTGGCCGGCGTCAACGCGGTCCGGCGGGTCCTGCCGGGGGTGCTGCGGGCCCTCGGCTCCCAGGCCGAGCTGGTCGAGAAGGGGCGCCGGGCCACCGCCGACCTCTTCGCCGGTCTGGTGAAGAAGTACTCCTTCGCCTCGCAGGACGTGGACCCGGCCGTCGTCCGCTTCGCCGAGCGGATGATCGAGTCCGTCCCGGTCGACGTGGTCGCGCAGTTCTACCCGGCCTTCGGCGCGCACGACAAGCTCGCCGCCCTCGCCGCCTTCCGCGGCCTGCCCGCGCTGGCCCTCGCCGGCGAGCAGGACCTCGTCACGCCCGCCTCGCACACCGAGGCCATCGCCGCCGAGCTGCCCGGCGGCGAACTGGTCGTCGTCCCCGACGCCGGCCACCTGGTGATGCTGGAGCGCCCCGACGCCGTCACCGACGCGCTGACCGCCCTGCTGGCCAGGGCCGGGGAGGGTCCGGACAACGGATAGGTTGGCGGGTATGGAAGCAGCGCACCCGCCCGTCTCCGGCGCCACCCTCTCCGTCGACTCCCCCGAGCAGATGCGGGAGGTCGGCCGCAGGCTCGCGAAACTCCTGCGGGCCGGCGACCTCGTCATGCTCACCGGCGAGCTGGGCGCCGGGAAGACCACACTGACCCGCGGCCTCGGCGAGGGCCTGGGCGTGCGCGGCGCGGTCACCTCGCCCACCTTCGTGATCGCCCGCGTCCACCCGTCGCTGACCGGCGGCCCGGCCCTGGTGCACGTGGACGCCTATCGGCTCGGCGGCGGCCTCGACGAGATGGAGGACCTGGACCTCGACGTCTCGCTGCCCGAGTCCGTGGTGGTCGTGGAGTGGGGCGACGGCAAGGTCGAGGAGCTGACCGACGACCGGCTGCACGTGCTCATCCACCGGGTCACCGGCGACACCGACGACGACCGGCGCACCGTGGTGCTGCGCGGCATCGGCGGCCGCTGGGCCGACGAGGACCTCGCGCTGCTCTGAGCGTCCGTAGGTTCCGACAGCATGTCGGGAAAATGTTGCGCCCGTGCTCCGCGCCGTGGTGACATGGAGGCACGAGCTGGTTAGGTGAACCTAACCTACGGGAGGCATGCATGGCGACGCAGATGCCGGAACGCGAGGACCGCACCGCCGAGGAGCGCGTCTCGATGAGCGAGCTGCTGGCCTCCTGCGCCGCGGCCAGCGCCGTCTCGACCCCGCCGCGGCCCGCCCTCGCGCCCGCGGCGGAGGAGACCGGCCCCGACCCGGAGCTCCGGGACGAGGCCGCGTAACCCTGGGCCGGGCGCCGGGAGACGGCGGTCGGCAGGGCCCCGGTGTCAGGAGACGACGACGACCTTCGCGCCGATCGACGCGAAGGTCCACATCGCGTCGCCGTCCGCCCGCTTCATCCGGATGCCGCCGGTCTTCTTCGCCGGGTCCGGCGACGGCATCGAGCCGTCCACCGCCGCGCTGAAGCCGACCGTCACGCCGTCCACGCTCGCGAAGCGCACCACGTGCTCGATCTGCACCCCGTCGGAGCCGGTCACCGAACCCGACCGGGAGGTCACCGCGTACGCCCCCGGCTCCGGGGAGACCGAGCTCGGCGCCACCGTGAAGGTCCGGACCGCCTTGTTCTTCTCGTCGACCAGCCACACCCGGCGGTCCCTCAGCGAATACACCACGCGCTGGCCCGTGCCCGAGGCCGCCGGCACGGCCGTCGGGTTCTTCGCCGGCTTCTTCGCCCCGGTCGACGCCGAGGCCGACGGCGCCACCGTGCCCGGCGTCCGAGGCCGCTCCGCGAGGTCCGCCGGCACGCTCGCCGACGCCTGGTAGGCGAGGAAGGCGACCACGGCGACGGCCGCCGCGGTGAGCCCGGCCACGAATCCCGAGCTGCTCCTTGCCACCGTCTCCACCTCTTCGTACGTACGTGCCTGAGCCTGACCGAGCTATCGCGCCTGACGGTAGCAGCCGGGTCCCCGAACGACCGCGCGCCGCATCGCCCGCCCGTGGCGCCGTAGGCTGTTCGCGTGCTGTTGCTCGCCATGGATACCGCCACCCCCGCCGTCACCGTCGCCCTCCACGACGGCACGTCCGTCGTCGCCGAGTCGACCGGCGTCGACGCCCGCCGCCACGGGGAGCTGCTGCTCCCCGCCGTCGACCGGGTCCTCAAGGAGGCCGGGACCGCGCTCGACGCGGTGACCGGGATCGTCGTCGGGGTCGGCCCGGGCCCCTACACCGGCCTCCGGGTCGGGCTCGTCACCGCCACGACCTTCGCGTCCGCGCTCGGCGGCGTCCCCGTGCACGGCCTGTGCACCCTGGACGGCCTCGCGTACGCCTCCGGCATCGAGGGCCCCTTCGCCGTGGCGACGGACGCCCGCCGCAAGGAGGTCTACTGGGCGCGGTACGACGACGCCCGCACCCGGGTCACCGACGCCTCCGTCGACCGGCCCGCCGACATCGCCGACCGGCTCGCCGGACTCCCCGTCGTCGGCGTCGGCGCCCTGCTCTACCCGGACGCCTTCCCCGACGCCCGCGGCCCCGAGCACCAGTCCGCCGCCGCGCTCGCCGCCCTCGCGGCCGAGCGGATCGCGGCCGGCGGAGACGGCTTCCTCGACCCCCTCCCGATGTACCTGCGGCGGCCCGACGCGCAGGTGCCGAAGAACTACAAGGTGGTCACGCCCCAGTGAGCGACGCACTGACGACCGGCGCCGTCCTGCGCGAGATGCGCTGGTGGGACCTGCCGCAGGTGCTCGCCCTGGAGGCCGACCTCTTCCCCGAGGACGCCTGGTCGGAGGGGATGTTCTGGTCCGAGCTGGCGCACGCGCGCGGGCCCGCGGCCACCCGGCGGTACGTCGTCGCCGAGACGCCCGCCGGAAAGCTGGCCGGGTACGCGGGCCTGGCGGCGGCCGGCGGCCTCGGGGACGTGCAGACCATCGCCGTCGCCCGCGAGCAGTGGGGCACCGGGCTCGGAGCCCGGCTCCTCACCGACCTCCTCCAGCACGCCACCGCCTTCGAGTGCGACGAGGTCCTGCTCGAAGTGCGCGTGGACAACACCCGGGCGCAGCGGCTGTACGAGCGCTTCGGCTTCGAGCCCATCGGCTTCCGGCGCGGCTACTACCAGCCGGGCAACGTCGACGCGCTCGTGATGCGACTGACTGTTCAAGGAACTGGGACCGATATCTGATGGCTGCTGACGAACCCCTCGTGCTCGGCATCGAGACCTCCTGCGACGAGACCGGCGTCGGCATCGTGCACGGCACCACCCTGCTCGCCGACGCGGTGGCCTCCAGCGTCGACACCCACGCCCGCTTCGGCGGCGTCGTGCCCGAGATCGCCTCCCGGGCCCACCTGGAGGCGATGGTCCCGACGATCGAACGGGCCCTGAAGACGGCCGGCGTCTCCCCGAAGGACCTCGACGGCATCGCCGTCACCGCCGGCCCCGGCCTGGCGGGCGCCCTGCTCGTCGGCGTCTCGGCCGCCAAGGCGTACGCCTACGCCCTCGGCAAGCCGCTGTACGGCGTCAACCACCTGGCCTCGCACATCTGCGTCGACCAGCTGGAGCACGGGAAGCTGCCCGAGCCGACGATGGCGCTGCTGGTCTCCGGCGGGCACTCCTCGCTGCTGCTCTCCACCGACATCACCTCCGACGTGCGGCCGATGGGCGCCACCATCGACGACGCCGCCGGCGAGGCGTTCGACAAGATCGCCCGGGTCCTCGACCTCGGCTTCCCCGGCGGCCCGGTCATCGACCGGCTCGCGAAGGAGGGCGACCCGGCCGCCATCGCGTTCCCGCGCGGCCTGAGCGGCGCCAAGGACCCGGCGTACGACTTCTCCTTCTCCGGCCTCAAGACCGCCGTGGCCCGCTGGATCGAGGCCAAGCGGGCGGCCGGCGAGGAGGTGCCGGTCCGTGACGTGGCCGCCTCCTTCCAGGAGGCCGTCGTCGACGTCCTCACCCGCAAGGCCGTCCGGGCCTGCAAGGACGAGGGCGTCGACCACCTGATGATCGGCGGCGGCGTCGCCGCCAACTCGCGGCTCCGGGCCCTCGCCGAGGAGCGCTGCGAGCGGGCCGGCATCCGGCTCCGGGTGCCCCGGCCCGGTCTGTGCACCGACAACGGCGCCATGGTGGCCGCGCTCGGCTCCGAGATGGTCGCCCGGGGCAGGGCCGCCTCCGACCTGGAGCTGTCGGCGGACTCGTCGCTCCCGGTGACCGACCCCCACGTCCCCGGCCACAGCCACGACCACGACCACGACCACGTGCACGAGATCAGCAAGGAGAACCTGTACTCGTGAGGGTCACGCTGATGTGGGAGGCGCGGGCCGTCCAGGGCCGCGGCGCCGAGCTCCTGGAGTGGGCC
The Streptomyces roseofulvus genome window above contains:
- the alr gene encoding alanine racemase, whose amino-acid sequence is MTETALPPRRARAEIDLGALRANVRALRARVAPHVRVMAVVKADAYGHGAERCARAALDAGADWLGTATPQEALALRAAGITGVPVLCWLWTPGDPWDEGIEAGLDMAVSGRWALDEVTAAARRTGGTARIQLKADTGLGRNGCQPADWPALVAEALKAEKAGLVKVTGLWSHFACADEPNHPSIAAQLEVFRSMLDYAEKAGVEPEVRHIANSPATLTLPEAHFDLVRPGIAMYGVSPAPELGTSAELGLRPVMSLKASVALVKEVPPGHGVSYGHHYVTGGETTLGLIPVGYADGVPRHASGRGPVLVDGTVRTVAGRVAMDQFVVDLGGDRPAPGTEAVLFGSGEHGEPTAQDWAEAADTIAYEIVTRIGARVPRVYLGE
- a CDS encoding alpha/beta hydrolase — protein: MGETSGGGGWRRAGIVGAAIGVLAAGAAAGVAVERLTVGRSVRQKARLALDATGPYGTLRGTPGRALADDGTVLAYEVDEVDETDETDDVDGAGGAASSPVTVVFSHGFCLSQDSWHYQRAALRGRVRAVYWDQRGHGRSARGAGEPVTIERLGRDLKAVVDAAAPEGPLVLVGHSMGGMTVMALADRHPELIRDRVAGVAFVGTSPGRLEEVSYGLPLAGVNAVRRVLPGVLRALGSQAELVEKGRRATADLFAGLVKKYSFASQDVDPAVVRFAERMIESVPVDVVAQFYPAFGAHDKLAALAAFRGLPALALAGEQDLVTPASHTEAIAAELPGGELVVVPDAGHLVMLERPDAVTDALTALLARAGEGPDNG
- the tsaE gene encoding tRNA (adenosine(37)-N6)-threonylcarbamoyltransferase complex ATPase subunit type 1 TsaE, with protein sequence MEAAHPPVSGATLSVDSPEQMREVGRRLAKLLRAGDLVMLTGELGAGKTTLTRGLGEGLGVRGAVTSPTFVIARVHPSLTGGPALVHVDAYRLGGGLDEMEDLDLDVSLPESVVVVEWGDGKVEELTDDRLHVLIHRVTGDTDDDRRTVVLRGIGGRWADEDLALL
- the tsaB gene encoding tRNA (adenosine(37)-N6)-threonylcarbamoyltransferase complex dimerization subunit type 1 TsaB is translated as MLLLAMDTATPAVTVALHDGTSVVAESTGVDARRHGELLLPAVDRVLKEAGTALDAVTGIVVGVGPGPYTGLRVGLVTATTFASALGGVPVHGLCTLDGLAYASGIEGPFAVATDARRKEVYWARYDDARTRVTDASVDRPADIADRLAGLPVVGVGALLYPDAFPDARGPEHQSAAALAALAAERIAAGGDGFLDPLPMYLRRPDAQVPKNYKVVTPQ
- the rimI gene encoding ribosomal protein S18-alanine N-acetyltransferase, producing the protein MRWWDLPQVLALEADLFPEDAWSEGMFWSELAHARGPAATRRYVVAETPAGKLAGYAGLAAAGGLGDVQTIAVAREQWGTGLGARLLTDLLQHATAFECDEVLLEVRVDNTRAQRLYERFGFEPIGFRRGYYQPGNVDALVMRLTVQGTGTDI
- the tsaD gene encoding tRNA (adenosine(37)-N6)-threonylcarbamoyltransferase complex transferase subunit TsaD, translated to MAADEPLVLGIETSCDETGVGIVHGTTLLADAVASSVDTHARFGGVVPEIASRAHLEAMVPTIERALKTAGVSPKDLDGIAVTAGPGLAGALLVGVSAAKAYAYALGKPLYGVNHLASHICVDQLEHGKLPEPTMALLVSGGHSSLLLSTDITSDVRPMGATIDDAAGEAFDKIARVLDLGFPGGPVIDRLAKEGDPAAIAFPRGLSGAKDPAYDFSFSGLKTAVARWIEAKRAAGEEVPVRDVAASFQEAVVDVLTRKAVRACKDEGVDHLMIGGGVAANSRLRALAEERCERAGIRLRVPRPGLCTDNGAMVAALGSEMVARGRAASDLELSADSSLPVTDPHVPGHSHDHDHDHVHEISKENLYS